One Brassica napus cultivar Da-Ae chromosome A5, Da-Ae, whole genome shotgun sequence DNA window includes the following coding sequences:
- the LOC106359094 gene encoding probable 2-oxoglutarate-dependent dioxygenase AOP1 isoform X2: MTISSKPQCLPLSLPVIDFSVPNLKPETPQWDSVRAQVRKALEDFGCFEALFDGASVELRKAVFEASQEVFDLPLETKLSAKSEKNRNNGYSGQVSGMPLFEGMGFDDVDNPEVVNKLTHKVWPQGNITFSNTVQSFAEKLIELNVKVRTMLMESFGLEKYVEEHLTSAKNRFHLFKYKGLDDNTEEDVGIDTHIDRHFLTILCQNDVVDGLEIRAKDGEEWFKAKPSQDSSYLVMVLLNGRVHPPLHHVVITGKKDRYVAGLFLRPKEGLIINAPEEIVDDEHPRLYKPFNFEDYFKFTYIDTKKRDLPALKAYCAL, translated from the exons ATGACGATAAGTTCAAAACCCCAATGTCTTCCCCTTTCTCTCCCGGTCATTGACTTCTCGGTTCCAAACCTCAAACCGGAAACTCCCCAGTGGGACTCGGTTAGAGCCCAAGTCCGAAAAGCCCTAGAAGATTTCGGATGTTTCGAGGCCTTGTTCGATGGAGCTTCAGTGGAGCTACGTAAGGCTGTGTTCGAGGCCTCACAGGAAGTTTTTGATTTACCATTGGAGACCAAACTGAGTGCAAAGTCAGAGAAGAATCGTAACAATGGATACTCTGGTCAGGTTTCGGGTATGCCTTTATTCGAAGGCATGGGCTTTGACGATGTAGATAATCCTGAGGTTGTCAATAAGTTGACTCACAAGGTTTGGCCTCAAGGGAACATCACCTTCAG CAATACTGTTCAGTCGTTTGCGGAGAAGTTAATAGAGCTAAACGTGAAGGTGAGGACAATGCTCATGGAAAGTTTCGGGCTTGAGAAATACGTAGAGGAACATCTTACCTCAGCAAAGAACCGCTTTCATTTATTCAAATACAAAGGACTTGACGATAATACAGAAGAGGATGTAGGTATTGACACTCACATCGATAGACATTTCCTCACAATACTTTGCCAGAATGACGTAGTAGATGGCTTGGAGATCAGAGCCAAAGACGGTGAAGAGTGGTTCAAAGCTAAGCCATCTCAAGACTCTTCTTACCTTGTTATG GTACTGTTGAACGGTAGGGTACATCCTCCGCTTCACCATGTGGTTATAACCGGGAAAAAAGATCGATATGTGGCTGGACTGTTCTTGCGTCCTAAAGAAGGACTTATTATTAATGCGCCTGAGGAGATTGTTGATGATGAACATCCTCGTCTTTATAAGCCTTTTAATTTTGAGGATTACTTTAAGTTTACCTACATAGACACCAAGAAGAGAGATCTGCCTGCTCTCAAGGCTTATTGTGCCCTTTGA
- the LOC106359094 gene encoding probable 2-oxoglutarate-dependent dioxygenase AOP1 isoform X1 has product MTISSKPQCLPLSLPVIDFSVPNLKPETPQWDSVRAQVRKALEDFGCFEALFDGASVELRKAVFEASQEVFDLPLETKLSAKSEKNRNNGYSGQVSGMPLFEGMGFDDVDNPEVVNKLTHKVWPQGNITFSNTVQSFAEKLIELNVKVRTMLMESFGLEKYVEEHLTSAKNRFHLFKYKGLDDNTEEDVGIDTHIDRHFLTILCQNDVVDGLEIRAKDGEEWFKAKPSQDSSYLVMVGASLHVLLNGRVHPPLHHVVITGKKDRYVAGLFLRPKEGLIINAPEEIVDDEHPRLYKPFNFEDYFKFTYIDTKKRDLPALKAYCAL; this is encoded by the exons ATGACGATAAGTTCAAAACCCCAATGTCTTCCCCTTTCTCTCCCGGTCATTGACTTCTCGGTTCCAAACCTCAAACCGGAAACTCCCCAGTGGGACTCGGTTAGAGCCCAAGTCCGAAAAGCCCTAGAAGATTTCGGATGTTTCGAGGCCTTGTTCGATGGAGCTTCAGTGGAGCTACGTAAGGCTGTGTTCGAGGCCTCACAGGAAGTTTTTGATTTACCATTGGAGACCAAACTGAGTGCAAAGTCAGAGAAGAATCGTAACAATGGATACTCTGGTCAGGTTTCGGGTATGCCTTTATTCGAAGGCATGGGCTTTGACGATGTAGATAATCCTGAGGTTGTCAATAAGTTGACTCACAAGGTTTGGCCTCAAGGGAACATCACCTTCAG CAATACTGTTCAGTCGTTTGCGGAGAAGTTAATAGAGCTAAACGTGAAGGTGAGGACAATGCTCATGGAAAGTTTCGGGCTTGAGAAATACGTAGAGGAACATCTTACCTCAGCAAAGAACCGCTTTCATTTATTCAAATACAAAGGACTTGACGATAATACAGAAGAGGATGTAGGTATTGACACTCACATCGATAGACATTTCCTCACAATACTTTGCCAGAATGACGTAGTAGATGGCTTGGAGATCAGAGCCAAAGACGGTGAAGAGTGGTTCAAAGCTAAGCCATCTCAAGACTCTTCTTACCTTGTTATGGTTGGAGCTTCTCTTCAT GTACTGTTGAACGGTAGGGTACATCCTCCGCTTCACCATGTGGTTATAACCGGGAAAAAAGATCGATATGTGGCTGGACTGTTCTTGCGTCCTAAAGAAGGACTTATTATTAATGCGCCTGAGGAGATTGTTGATGATGAACATCCTCGTCTTTATAAGCCTTTTAATTTTGAGGATTACTTTAAGTTTACCTACATAGACACCAAGAAGAGAGATCTGCCTGCTCTCAAGGCTTATTGTGCCCTTTGA